The Marinobacter qingdaonensis genome includes a region encoding these proteins:
- a CDS encoding NADPH-dependent 2,4-dienoyl-CoA reductase, whose protein sequence is MTETATPGVAKYPNLLEPLDLGFTKLRNRTLMGSMHTGLEEAKNGFERLAAFYAERARGGAGLIVTGGIAPNVEGGVFQHAAKMTNDDEVQSHRIITQAVHEADGKICMQILHAGRYAYSPELVAPSPIQAPINPFTPNELDEAGIEKQIQDYVDCAALAQNAGYDGVEIMGSEGYFINQFIVSHTNHRTDRWGGSYENRIRLPIEIVRRVRERVGEKFILVYRLSMLDLIEDGSTWEEVVHLAKEIEKAGATIINTGIGWHEARVPTIATSVPRGAFTKVTARLKGEVSIPLVTTNRINMPDVAEKILAEGDADMVSMARPFLADADLVRKAAEDRSDEINTCIGCNQACLDHTFSGKLTSCLVNPRACHETELTWVKTAAPKSIAVVGAGPAGLAFATVAAERGHQVTLFDAGSEVGGQFNVAKRIPGKEEFYETLRYFRVMLDKHGVDVRLNTRVDVEDLKAGGYDEVVLATGVSPRTPEIEGIEHPKVIGYLDALLDRKPVGQKVAVIGAGGIGFDVSEFIVHKGTSAALDTQHFMREWGVDLSVEHRGGINGVTPEVPEPAREVFLLQRKASKVGKNLGKTTGWIHRTSLKNRQVQMVPGVSYRKIDDEGLHITITPKGAEQGEDRVLPVDTIIVCAGQEPLRELQSGLEAAGVPVHLIGGADVAAELDAKRAINQGSRLAAEL, encoded by the coding sequence ATGACCGAGACCGCCACCCCGGGCGTTGCCAAGTACCCGAATCTGCTGGAGCCGCTCGACCTCGGCTTTACCAAGTTGCGCAACCGGACCCTGATGGGGTCCATGCACACCGGTCTGGAGGAGGCCAAGAACGGTTTTGAGCGCCTCGCCGCCTTCTACGCCGAACGGGCCCGGGGTGGTGCTGGTCTGATTGTCACCGGCGGCATCGCCCCCAACGTCGAGGGCGGGGTGTTCCAGCACGCCGCCAAGATGACCAATGACGACGAGGTGCAGAGCCACCGGATCATCACCCAGGCCGTGCACGAAGCCGACGGCAAGATCTGCATGCAGATTCTGCACGCCGGTCGCTACGCCTACTCGCCGGAACTGGTCGCCCCGTCGCCGATCCAGGCGCCGATCAACCCGTTTACCCCGAACGAGCTGGATGAAGCGGGTATCGAAAAGCAGATCCAGGACTACGTCGACTGTGCCGCGCTGGCCCAGAACGCCGGCTACGACGGCGTCGAGATCATGGGCTCGGAAGGCTACTTCATCAACCAGTTCATCGTCTCCCACACCAACCACCGTACCGACCGCTGGGGCGGCAGCTACGAAAACCGCATCCGCCTGCCCATTGAGATTGTCCGTCGGGTCCGCGAGCGGGTGGGCGAGAAGTTCATCCTGGTGTACCGCCTGTCCATGCTGGACCTGATCGAGGACGGCAGCACCTGGGAGGAGGTGGTGCACCTGGCCAAGGAAATCGAGAAGGCCGGCGCCACCATCATCAATACCGGCATCGGCTGGCACGAGGCCCGGGTACCGACCATCGCCACCTCGGTGCCCCGGGGCGCCTTTACCAAGGTCACCGCGCGGCTCAAGGGCGAGGTGAGCATTCCCCTGGTCACCACCAACCGCATCAACATGCCTGACGTGGCCGAGAAGATCCTGGCCGAGGGGGATGCCGACATGGTGTCCATGGCCCGTCCGTTCCTGGCCGACGCCGATCTGGTGCGCAAGGCGGCCGAAGACCGGTCCGATGAAATCAACACCTGCATTGGCTGCAACCAGGCCTGCCTGGATCACACCTTCAGTGGCAAGTTGACCTCCTGCCTGGTGAACCCGCGCGCCTGTCACGAAACCGAGCTGACCTGGGTCAAGACCGCGGCGCCGAAATCCATTGCCGTGGTGGGCGCTGGCCCCGCCGGCCTGGCCTTTGCCACGGTGGCGGCCGAGCGCGGCCACCAGGTGACTCTGTTCGACGCCGGCAGTGAAGTCGGTGGCCAGTTCAACGTCGCCAAGCGCATTCCGGGCAAGGAAGAGTTCTACGAAACCCTGCGCTATTTCCGGGTCATGCTCGACAAGCACGGCGTCGATGTGCGGTTGAACACCCGGGTCGATGTCGAGGACCTGAAGGCCGGCGGCTACGACGAGGTGGTGCTGGCGACTGGGGTGAGCCCGCGCACGCCGGAGATTGAAGGCATCGAGCACCCGAAAGTCATCGGCTACCTGGACGCGCTGCTGGACCGCAAGCCCGTCGGCCAGAAGGTGGCGGTGATCGGCGCCGGTGGTATCGGCTTCGACGTGTCCGAGTTCATCGTGCACAAGGGCACCTCGGCCGCCCTGGACACCCAGCACTTCATGCGCGAGTGGGGTGTGGACCTGAGCGTTGAACATCGCGGCGGCATCAACGGCGTGACCCCGGAAGTGCCGGAGCCGGCCCGGGAAGTGTTCCTGCTGCAGCGCAAAGCCTCGAAGGTTGGCAAAAACCTGGGCAAGACCACCGGCTGGATCCATCGCACGTCTCTGAAAAACCGTCAGGTCCAGATGGTGCCGGGGGTCAGCTACCGCAAGATCGATGACGAGGGCCTGCACATCACCATCACGCCCAAGGGCGCCGAGCAGGGCGAGGATCGGGTGCTGCCGGTGGACACCATCATCGTCTGTGCCGGTCAGGAGCCGCTGCGCGAACTGCAATCCGGGCTGGAGGCGGCCGGCGTGCCGGTGCACCTGATTGGCGGCGCCGACGTGGCGGCGGAACTGGATGCCAAGCGCGCCATCAACCAGGGCAGTCGACTGGCGGCCGAGCTGTAA
- a CDS encoding AraC family transcriptional regulator, whose amino-acid sequence MTTPVPPPPTPRNALGTISVLHASILLRAAAAEGADTAVLADNFRLGSDTLGSPAARISIPRFMRLGHAAIAQTGNRALGLRMGALTRPVDAGIAGLAGQSAPTAGAAIGTLVRYSLLTSQNSRGAPSVQPAERKVRFYSIRPYNGFNFFVVDSVLAAWTQFIRNVTGHYDVLERVTIEYPSIGLDDQFEAWFRCPVQFGAAENALTIKPDLWRQPSLQAQPAMHEKLVELCDRELQQIERGWSVGDRVRHLLTPLLRGETPSLETIAGKLGVASWTLQRQLAAEGTRFRELVDDTRKHLARDYIRETSTSLAEIAWLLGFANPPAFHKAYRRWFGISPGEHRQQLRATD is encoded by the coding sequence ATGACCACCCCCGTGCCACCACCGCCTACACCCCGCAACGCGCTCGGCACCATCAGCGTTCTGCACGCCTCGATACTGCTGCGGGCCGCGGCGGCCGAAGGCGCCGACACCGCGGTGCTGGCCGACAATTTCCGGCTGGGCAGTGACACCCTGGGGTCGCCGGCGGCCCGCATCAGCATTCCGCGCTTCATGCGCCTGGGCCATGCCGCCATCGCCCAGACCGGCAACCGGGCCCTGGGCCTGCGTATGGGCGCACTCACCCGCCCGGTGGATGCCGGCATCGCCGGACTGGCCGGCCAATCCGCGCCCACGGCCGGTGCCGCCATCGGCACCCTGGTGCGCTACTCCCTGCTCACCAGCCAGAACAGCCGCGGCGCACCGTCGGTTCAACCGGCCGAGCGCAAGGTCCGGTTCTATTCGATCCGGCCCTACAACGGCTTCAACTTTTTTGTGGTGGATTCGGTGCTGGCCGCCTGGACCCAGTTTATCCGGAACGTGACCGGGCACTATGACGTGCTAGAGCGAGTGACCATTGAGTATCCGTCCATCGGTCTTGATGACCAGTTCGAGGCCTGGTTTCGCTGCCCGGTCCAGTTTGGCGCAGCCGAGAACGCCCTGACCATCAAACCGGACCTCTGGCGACAGCCGAGCCTGCAGGCGCAACCTGCCATGCACGAAAAACTGGTGGAACTGTGCGACCGGGAACTGCAGCAGATTGAACGGGGCTGGTCGGTGGGGGATCGGGTACGGCATCTGCTCACGCCCCTGCTCCGGGGCGAAACGCCAAGCCTGGAGACCATCGCCGGCAAGCTGGGGGTCGCCTCCTGGACGCTGCAACGGCAGTTGGCGGCGGAGGGCACGCGGTTTCGGGAACTGGTGGACGATACCCGCAAGCATCTGGCCAGGGACTACATTCGGGAGACCAGCACTTCGCTGGCCGAAATTGCCTGGCTACTGGGGTTTGCCAATCCCCCGGCCTTTCACAAGGCGTACCGGCGCTGGTTTGGGATCAGCCCAGGGGAACATCGACAACAGCTACGGGCAACGGACTAG
- a CDS encoding metallophosphoesterase, with the protein MATNSKSANRGYDIIGDIHGCANTLVRLLEQMGYRKRNGVYQHPKRQAIFIGDIIDRGPRIREALHLVRDMVEHGSARIVMGNHEYNALGYCTRARPGSGKKWLREHNPRHDRLIRETLEQFDDHPHEWNEFLEWFYTIPLFIEEDSFRVVHACWDGDLIEKFKRTQGGACIDEDFLHASAALESFAGQVMDTLLRGTDLRLPEGMSITGRDGYVRQFFRTKFWADHPRTYADVVFQPDPLPPEVAAKELTAAEHKQLISYPLDAPPVFVGHYWMEGEPAPLKANVACLDYSAVKYGKLVAYRMDGESVLSPDKYVWVDVDRPEQGGYAGSEDSLAR; encoded by the coding sequence ATGGCAACAAACAGCAAGTCCGCAAACCGCGGTTACGACATCATCGGCGACATCCACGGCTGCGCCAACACCCTGGTCCGGCTGCTGGAGCAGATGGGCTATCGCAAACGCAACGGCGTGTACCAGCACCCCAAGCGCCAGGCCATCTTCATCGGCGACATCATCGACCGGGGGCCGCGCATCCGGGAAGCCCTGCACCTGGTGCGGGACATGGTGGAGCACGGCTCGGCCCGCATCGTGATGGGCAACCACGAGTACAATGCCCTGGGCTACTGCACCCGGGCCCGGCCGGGCAGCGGGAAAAAGTGGCTGCGCGAGCACAACCCCCGGCACGACCGGCTCATTCGGGAAACCCTGGAGCAGTTCGACGATCACCCGCACGAATGGAACGAGTTCCTGGAGTGGTTCTACACCATTCCGTTGTTCATCGAGGAAGACAGTTTCCGGGTGGTGCACGCCTGCTGGGACGGAGACCTGATCGAAAAATTCAAGCGGACCCAGGGGGGTGCCTGCATCGACGAGGATTTCCTGCACGCCTCGGCCGCCCTGGAATCCTTCGCCGGCCAGGTGATGGACACCCTGCTGCGAGGCACCGATCTGCGCTTGCCTGAGGGCATGTCGATCACCGGTCGGGACGGCTATGTCCGCCAGTTTTTCCGGACCAAGTTCTGGGCCGACCACCCCCGCACCTACGCCGATGTGGTGTTCCAGCCCGATCCCCTGCCGCCAGAGGTGGCTGCCAAGGAGCTGACCGCAGCCGAGCACAAGCAGTTGATCAGCTACCCCCTGGACGCGCCGCCGGTGTTCGTGGGCCATTACTGGATGGAAGGGGAGCCTGCGCCCCTGAAAGCCAACGTCGCCTGCCTCGACTACAGCGCCGTCAAGTACGGCAAGCTGGTGGCCTACCGCATGGACGGTGAATCCGTGCTGTCGCCGGACAAGTATGTCTGGGTGGACGTCGATCGTCCGGAGCAGGGCGGTTACGCCGGCTCGGAAGACAGCCTTGCCCGCTGA
- a CDS encoding MaoC family dehydratase, producing MPDTLTYRNEAPKLLPLYARALSRKGGRGASDITLPELSARLVGAGTSSPALDRFQAICGAPQTRHLPITWPHLIAFPLHLRLLTDKQFPLPLLGLVHLRNTITQHRDIGRGEILDLSVRLGAQERTSRGIEFDLITEAYASGRLVWEESSVNLFRQPAPNEGANKGKSAPPKLERYPNTLDVSAPEAIGRQYAAVSGDRNPIHMHALSAKAFGFPRAIAHGMWSKARVLALLQQQPDWQAGPVRVSCQFKKPLFLPGTAQLNWQTGTSGWDYQLLNAKGDAPHLSGRIDWL from the coding sequence ATGCCAGACACACTGACTTACCGTAACGAAGCACCCAAATTGCTTCCGCTCTATGCCCGCGCCCTGTCACGCAAGGGAGGCCGCGGCGCCAGCGACATCACACTGCCCGAATTGAGCGCCAGACTGGTTGGCGCCGGCACCTCAAGCCCGGCTCTGGACCGGTTTCAGGCCATCTGCGGCGCGCCGCAAACCCGGCACCTGCCGATCACTTGGCCCCATCTGATAGCTTTTCCACTGCACCTCAGGCTGCTGACGGACAAGCAGTTCCCGCTGCCACTGCTGGGCCTGGTGCATTTGAGGAACACCATCACCCAGCACCGGGACATTGGCCGGGGCGAGATTCTCGACCTGAGCGTGCGTCTGGGGGCTCAGGAGCGTACCAGTCGCGGCATTGAGTTTGACCTGATCACCGAAGCCTACGCCTCGGGCCGGCTGGTTTGGGAGGAATCCAGCGTGAACCTGTTCCGGCAGCCCGCCCCGAACGAGGGTGCCAATAAGGGCAAGTCGGCACCGCCGAAGCTCGAGCGCTACCCCAACACCCTGGACGTGAGTGCACCGGAAGCCATCGGCCGCCAGTACGCCGCCGTGTCCGGGGACCGCAACCCGATCCACATGCACGCCCTCAGCGCCAAGGCCTTCGGTTTTCCGAGGGCGATTGCCCACGGCATGTGGAGTAAGGCGCGGGTGCTGGCGCTGCTGCAACAGCAGCCCGACTGGCAAGCCGGACCAGTGCGGGTGAGCTGCCAGTTCAAGAAACCCCTGTTCCTGCCGGGCACGGCGCAGCTGAACTGGCAGACCGGGACGTCCGGCTGGGATTATCAGTTGCTCAACGCGAAAGGCGATGCGCCTCACCTGAGCGGGCGTATCGATTGGCTGTAA
- a CDS encoding YeaC family protein, whose translation MTYDELIERLDPNVYRSLRQSVELGKWPDGRKLTPEQREISLRAVIYYENLHGIPEDERTGYIDRGSKAGTACDPSVQRAQGKKPDVDPNQFVEVKS comes from the coding sequence ATGACTTACGATGAACTGATCGAACGACTGGATCCCAACGTCTACCGCAGCCTGCGCCAGTCGGTGGAGCTGGGGAAGTGGCCGGATGGTCGCAAGCTCACGCCGGAGCAGCGTGAAATCAGCCTTCGGGCCGTGATCTACTACGAGAACCTGCACGGCATCCCGGAAGACGAACGGACCGGTTACATCGACCGCGGCAGCAAGGCGGGTACCGCCTGCGACCCCTCGGTGCAGCGCGCCCAGGGTAAAAAACCGGACGTGGATCCCAACCAGTTTGTTGAGGTTAAGTCTTGA
- a CDS encoding rhomboid family intramembrane serine protease → MYRVKQLETNVNLAAFSRWLAGQGVAHRITEEGGHQVLWLENPDHAEPVLEALERFLAEPELRDAVERQQHSPVFVRGRWQPSPRHAPLVLGVIIAAVVMVWATSLGRNELAAALMVVDPRTFDWTTMAGRIDALANTLASGQVWRLLTPDFLHFSWTHIIFNAVMLWFLGSQVEWFDGRGRLVVLFLATSIFSNGLQYLVSGPLFGGLSGVVYGILGYCWLSQRKAPRFQFPPALVTFAVAWMVIGFTPLTELLGLGRMANEAHLGGFVSGVALALVLPVKK, encoded by the coding sequence GTGTATCGGGTAAAACAGCTGGAAACCAACGTAAACCTTGCCGCCTTCAGCCGCTGGCTGGCGGGGCAGGGGGTGGCTCACCGGATCACCGAAGAAGGCGGTCACCAGGTCCTTTGGCTGGAGAATCCCGATCACGCCGAGCCGGTGCTGGAGGCCCTGGAACGCTTCCTGGCCGAACCCGAGTTGCGCGACGCGGTGGAGCGCCAGCAGCACTCGCCGGTATTCGTGCGCGGACGCTGGCAACCGTCACCGCGGCACGCGCCGCTGGTGCTCGGGGTGATCATCGCCGCGGTGGTGATGGTCTGGGCCACATCCCTGGGCCGCAACGAGTTGGCGGCCGCCTTGATGGTGGTCGATCCGCGCACCTTCGACTGGACCACCATGGCCGGTCGAATCGATGCCCTCGCCAACACCCTGGCCAGCGGCCAGGTCTGGCGCCTGCTGACTCCGGATTTCCTGCACTTCAGCTGGACCCACATCATCTTCAATGCGGTCATGCTGTGGTTCCTCGGCAGCCAGGTGGAATGGTTCGATGGCCGCGGCCGGCTGGTCGTGCTGTTCCTGGCCACCAGTATTTTTTCGAATGGACTTCAGTATCTGGTTTCGGGACCCTTGTTTGGCGGCCTGTCCGGGGTGGTCTATGGCATCCTGGGGTATTGTTGGCTCAGCCAGCGTAAGGCGCCAAGGTTCCAGTTCCCGCCGGCACTGGTCACCTTTGCGGTGGCCTGGATGGTGATCGGCTTTACGCCATTGACCGAGTTGCTGGGCCTGGGCCGCATGGCCAACGAGGCGCACCTGGGCGGATTCGTCAGCGGGGTGGCCCTGGCGCTGGTTTTGCCCGTAAAGAAATAG
- a CDS encoding DNA repair protein: MGSADRATDGYQAVFFVEEGQVARQMRASEFGAFLDGYVGLSDLAETDVTAVLVELSGDLLVQALVFFRIWFDEEGRADTSWSLPIEELAKRGAKGPDMGAGPIRLVCRSQCPEPRFAEDLWDPDMTPGSNHFQAIRKAVDGNALKFRKLEPVTEDEDIPVLDAGSSSEDGEGDGAGSADRTRLAQLIREQRLRIKTLQSVHRDTLADIQREHRLELQTLRSEFSDLEQKYERQRLSNEQLKKRLSERNEQYLTMQEQIAAGGEAQKRDEANAGAELTLLREQLDRKQRELELRDDRIVALEQENHELRNREPAENSIMDHLKRQSAFLVAYQPGAGHVTLPFDAIETYFANPVAYAAERCGINEPAYRDWLEHYEQPVCRHAGPDGKACGEPLMRVTQPAEFRPGVDDRCAKHQS, encoded by the coding sequence ATGGGATCTGCCGACCGGGCGACGGATGGTTACCAGGCGGTGTTTTTCGTGGAGGAGGGCCAGGTGGCGCGCCAGATGCGCGCCAGCGAGTTCGGCGCCTTCCTCGACGGCTATGTCGGGCTGTCGGACCTGGCTGAGACCGACGTTACCGCGGTGCTGGTGGAACTGAGCGGCGACTTGTTGGTGCAGGCCCTGGTGTTCTTCCGGATCTGGTTCGACGAGGAAGGCCGGGCCGACACCAGTTGGAGTCTGCCCATCGAGGAGCTGGCCAAGCGCGGTGCCAAGGGCCCTGATATGGGCGCTGGCCCGATCCGCCTGGTGTGTCGCAGTCAGTGCCCGGAACCGCGCTTCGCCGAGGACCTCTGGGATCCGGACATGACCCCTGGTAGCAACCATTTCCAGGCCATCCGCAAGGCCGTGGATGGCAATGCCCTGAAGTTCCGCAAACTGGAGCCGGTGACCGAGGACGAGGACATTCCCGTGCTCGACGCCGGTTCCTCGTCCGAGGACGGCGAGGGCGACGGGGCCGGCTCGGCCGACCGCACCCGCCTGGCCCAGCTGATTCGCGAGCAGCGGCTCCGGATCAAGACCCTGCAGAGTGTCCACCGCGACACCCTGGCCGACATCCAGCGTGAGCACCGGCTGGAGTTGCAGACCCTGCGCAGTGAATTTTCAGATCTGGAGCAGAAATACGAACGCCAGCGGCTCAGCAACGAGCAGCTGAAAAAGCGGCTGTCCGAGCGCAACGAGCAGTACCTCACCATGCAGGAACAGATTGCCGCCGGCGGCGAGGCCCAGAAGCGGGACGAAGCCAACGCCGGGGCCGAGCTGACCCTGCTGCGGGAACAGCTGGATCGCAAGCAGCGGGAGCTGGAGTTGCGGGATGATCGAATTGTGGCGCTGGAGCAGGAAAATCACGAACTGCGCAACCGCGAGCCGGCGGAAAATTCCATCATGGACCATCTCAAGCGCCAGTCGGCGTTCCTGGTGGCCTACCAGCCCGGTGCCGGCCACGTGACCCTGCCGTTCGACGCCATCGAAACCTACTTCGCCAACCCTGTGGCCTACGCCGCCGAACGCTGCGGCATCAACGAACCGGCCTACCGCGACTGGCTGGAGCACTACGAGCAGCCGGTGTGCCGGCACGCCGGACCCGACGGCAAGGCGTGCGGCGAGCCCCTGATGCGGGTCACCCAGCCGGCGGAATTCCGCCCGGGTGTGGATGATCGCTGCGCCAAGCACCAGTCCTGA
- a CDS encoding NAD(+) kinase, translating to MDQFRNIGVIGRMGSVKVVESLRQLKQYLIANNYHVILEEDTAGMLPGHGLQVASKKLLGEICDLVIVVGGDGSLLGAARELAKSKIPLLGVNRGRLGFLTDISPSDLEERLGKVLEGEYIEETRFLLDGNVERNGQPLGFGTALNDVVLHPGKSTRMIGFDLFIDGHFVYSQRSDGLIVATPTGSTAYSLSAGGPIMHPKLDAVVLVPMFPHTLSSRPIVVDGKSEIKLVIGETNETYPQISFDGQMNIACAPGDIIRITKKPFKIRLIHPTDHNFYATCRDKLGWASEISAS from the coding sequence ATGGATCAATTCAGGAACATTGGCGTCATAGGCCGGATGGGCAGCGTGAAGGTGGTTGAATCCCTGCGCCAGCTCAAGCAATACCTGATTGCCAACAACTACCACGTGATACTGGAGGAAGACACCGCCGGCATGTTGCCGGGCCACGGTCTGCAGGTGGCCAGCAAAAAGCTGCTGGGCGAGATCTGTGATCTGGTCATTGTGGTGGGCGGTGATGGCAGCCTGTTGGGCGCGGCGCGTGAACTGGCAAAGTCCAAGATACCCCTGCTGGGGGTGAACCGCGGGCGCCTGGGCTTCCTGACCGACATCTCCCCCTCCGATCTCGAGGAGCGCCTGGGCAAGGTCCTGGAAGGCGAATACATCGAGGAAACCCGATTCCTGCTCGACGGCAACGTCGAACGCAACGGCCAGCCACTCGGTTTTGGCACCGCCCTCAACGACGTGGTCCTGCACCCGGGCAAATCCACCCGGATGATCGGTTTCGACCTCTTCATTGACGGCCATTTCGTCTATAGCCAGCGCTCCGACGGTTTGATTGTCGCCACCCCGACCGGGTCGACGGCTTATTCGCTGTCCGCCGGTGGCCCGATCATGCATCCGAAGCTCGACGCCGTGGTGCTGGTGCCCATGTTCCCGCACACCCTGAGCAGTCGCCCCATCGTTGTTGACGGTAAAAGCGAGATCAAGCTGGTGATTGGCGAGACCAACGAAACCTACCCGCAGATCTCCTTCGATGGCCAGATGAACATCGCTTGCGCCCCGGGCGACATCATCCGCATCACCAAAAAGCCGTTCAAGATCCGGCTGATTCACCCGACCGACCACAATTTCTACGCCACTTGCCGTGACAAGCTTGGCTGGGCCAGCGAGATTTCAGCGAGTTGA
- a CDS encoding AraC family transcriptional regulator: MQELRDAGVMLRLIYEAMKRKGVDVEAIFNRLGVDESYVYSDKLRTPHSAQVYIWQALEEVSGDPDIGLHLGQLLPAYKGQVLEYLFLSSPTFGEGLRRAQNYQRLLSDAANMEFIMEGDHACLVLDAASEEVSRLRHFNECFVQGVITFFRSVTDDSFYPSRVEFEHERERGQEHVAEVLGCEVAFGATENRLYFPVSLLAHASPHAEPELLDLHERFASEQIARLERKDIVGQVERIVAELLDSGEVTLDAVAERLGIKPRTLRTRLTEAETSFNQVLADFRYRLARQLLATTDESIDEIVYLTGFSEPSTFYRAFKRWSNMTPIEYRKNAQGKDAMVEAM, translated from the coding sequence ATGCAGGAACTTCGTGACGCGGGAGTGATGTTGCGCCTGATTTACGAGGCGATGAAAAGGAAAGGCGTCGATGTCGAGGCCATCTTCAACCGCCTGGGGGTGGACGAAAGCTACGTTTACTCCGATAAGCTGCGTACCCCTCACAGCGCGCAGGTGTACATCTGGCAGGCTCTGGAAGAGGTTTCCGGCGACCCGGACATCGGTCTGCACCTGGGGCAGCTGTTACCCGCCTACAAGGGGCAGGTGCTGGAGTACCTGTTTCTCAGTAGCCCCACCTTTGGCGAGGGACTCAGGCGTGCGCAGAACTACCAGCGCCTGCTCAGTGACGCCGCCAACATGGAGTTCATCATGGAGGGTGATCACGCCTGCCTCGTGTTGGACGCCGCCTCCGAGGAGGTGAGTCGCCTGAGGCATTTCAACGAGTGTTTCGTGCAGGGGGTTATCACTTTCTTCCGCTCTGTTACTGACGATTCCTTCTACCCTTCCCGCGTTGAGTTCGAGCATGAGCGTGAGCGTGGCCAAGAGCATGTGGCGGAGGTTCTGGGTTGCGAGGTGGCCTTCGGTGCAACCGAAAACCGTCTCTACTTCCCGGTATCGTTGTTGGCGCACGCCTCGCCCCATGCCGAACCTGAACTTCTGGATCTGCACGAACGCTTCGCGAGCGAGCAGATCGCCCGTCTGGAAAGGAAGGATATCGTCGGCCAGGTCGAGCGCATCGTGGCCGAACTGCTGGACAGCGGTGAGGTGACCCTGGATGCCGTGGCCGAGCGCCTGGGCATCAAGCCCCGTACCCTGCGGACTCGTCTGACCGAGGCCGAGACCAGCTTTAACCAGGTTCTGGCGGATTTCCGCTATCGGCTGGCGCGGCAGTTGCTGGCCACCACCGACGAGTCCATCGACGAGATCGTCTACCTGACCGGGTTCTCGGAGCCCAGTACCTTCTATCGGGCGTTCAAGCGCTGGTCGAACATGACGCCGATCGAGTACCGGAAAAACGCCCAGGGCAAGGACGCGATGGTCGAAGCCATGTAA
- a CDS encoding DUF2797 domain-containing protein, with product MSDLIDVTGRLRKMPAEAGAPVAYTLAVGDSRIPLNDCLGKRVHIDFEGVIRCINCDRTTKKSFNQGFCYPCFRKLAACDSCIMSPEKCHYHLGTCREPEWGETHCMVEHVVYLANSSGLKVGITRGTQVPTRWIDQGAVDATPMVRVSSRYIAGLVEVACKSHVADRTNWRAMLKGDVPELDLAHERERMLGLIADDLAALRATHGEDSIREVAGETGQALSYPVAVWPEKIKTHNLDKTPSVEGVLEGIKGQYLILDTGVINIRKFTGYEVHFRVADD from the coding sequence TTGAGCGATCTGATCGACGTCACCGGGCGCTTGCGCAAGATGCCGGCCGAAGCCGGCGCGCCCGTGGCCTACACGCTGGCGGTGGGCGACAGCCGTATTCCCTTGAATGACTGCCTGGGCAAACGGGTGCACATCGATTTCGAGGGGGTGATCCGCTGCATCAACTGCGATCGCACCACCAAGAAAAGCTTCAACCAGGGCTTCTGCTACCCCTGCTTCCGCAAGCTGGCGGCCTGCGACAGCTGCATCATGAGTCCCGAGAAATGTCATTACCACCTGGGAACCTGCCGTGAACCGGAGTGGGGCGAAACCCACTGCATGGTCGAACACGTGGTGTACCTGGCCAATTCCTCCGGTCTGAAAGTGGGGATCACCCGCGGCACCCAGGTGCCCACCCGCTGGATTGATCAGGGCGCGGTGGATGCCACCCCGATGGTGCGGGTGTCCTCGCGCTACATCGCCGGATTGGTCGAGGTGGCCTGCAAGAGCCACGTGGCCGATCGAACCAATTGGCGGGCGATGCTCAAGGGCGATGTACCGGAGCTGGATTTGGCGCACGAACGCGAGCGCATGCTGGGGCTGATCGCCGACGACCTGGCGGCGCTGCGGGCGACCCACGGCGAGGATTCGATTCGTGAGGTGGCCGGGGAAACCGGGCAGGCGCTCAGTTATCCCGTTGCGGTCTGGCCCGAAAAGATAAAGACGCATAATCTGGACAAAACACCGTCGGTCGAGGGCGTGCTGGAGGGCATCAAAGGCCAGTACCTGATCCTGGACACCGGCGTGATCAATATCCGGAAATTCACCGGTTACGAAGTTCATTTCCGGGTTGCGGACGACTGA